In one window of Anabaena cylindrica PCC 7122 DNA:
- a CDS encoding putative Ig domain-containing protein — MSYVQPWDTQGDTVQFQAGVTPAGVTVTRGSSDLYLSLNGGADRLTLQGWFDNPYYQPQLRFFDGTIWTDADIYTRLSGITEGADIYGGGSANDTINGLGGNDILLGGDGDDVIDGGTGNDVLNGQARSDVFLFGRDHGRDVVVADLFGGSDGLPDSDTVRFKADVMPNDVVVSRNQDHLYLAIKGTDNRVTLKNWFVSNYGSNVDQVEFANGTSWNRDVLVQMAGNWPQMPKIETPLSNQTVAQGSLFQLLVPTYTFADNDLPLSFSAVRSDGSALPGWLQFNAATRTFSGKPGNADVGSLTLKVIATDGNGASGSNTFALSVLNINDAPVLYFAIADQAATEDAAFSYTVPANAFADMDVGDSLTWSATLANGSPLPDWLAFDAATRRFFGTPGNGNTGVMSIKVTVTDVAGASGFDTFALAVANANDPPVLSSAIADQAATEDTAFSYMVPVNTFADIDVGDSLLLSATLDNGSALPTWLKFDSATRMFSGTPSNGNVGVLSVKVTAKDAAGSNVFDTFDLAVDNVNDVPVLSYAIADQTATEDAAFSYTVPSNAFADVDVDDSLTLSTTLANGSPLPGWLAFDAATRRFSGTPGNSDVGVLNIKVTATDGMQAKVFDTFALTVANVNDAPLVVNVPAATVLKEGKAFQFQLSPGVFRDDDGDVLSLSITANGGQALPAWLFYDAAQKVFSGTPPAGSAGIVTVEITATDPSGTSALASMTLAVNANRAPTLVLAESDQVATEGLAFSLTLAATKFADADIGDKLTLSVSLADGSALPSWLTFNALSGVFVGTPPMAGTLSIRITATDAGGLAVSDLFNLSVAANGVTLIGTIGADTLIGGIGNDYLNGGSGSDRMIGGLGNDTYVVDNIKDIVTEATGEGTDTVQSFITLTLGANLENLTLIGTAAINGTGNSLNNTITGNSANNILNGSTGADTMIGVTGNDSYYVDNAGDSIIENVGEGTDTVFSTITFTFGNHLENLTLQGTSAINGTGNDLINKITGNAAANTLIGGLGNDILNGGTGADTMIGGAGNDSYYVDNAGDSIIENVGEGTDTVFSTITLTLGNHLETLTLQGTSAINGTGNDLNNTLTGNTAANTLTGGNGADTLTGNAGADTFIGGLGNDKLNLGLNDAAVDIINYAFGDGADTITQFVRGVGGDQIQFTGITAIDVVTSGTNTLLRLGDGIASNTGFGKGELLATLSATSGFTDASVNVNLFGANFLFS; from the coding sequence GTGTCCTACGTTCAGCCGTGGGATACGCAGGGCGACACGGTGCAGTTCCAGGCGGGCGTTACGCCCGCCGGTGTGACGGTGACGCGCGGCAGCAGCGACTTGTATCTCTCCCTGAATGGAGGCGCTGATCGGCTTACGTTACAAGGCTGGTTCGACAATCCGTATTACCAGCCGCAATTGCGGTTTTTCGATGGCACGATATGGACTGATGCTGACATTTATACTCGATTGTCAGGGATCACAGAAGGCGCCGATATCTATGGCGGTGGCAGTGCCAACGATACGATCAACGGCCTGGGGGGAAATGACATTTTGCTCGGTGGCGATGGCGACGATGTCATCGACGGTGGTACTGGTAATGATGTCCTTAATGGACAAGCTAGAAGCGATGTCTTTTTGTTTGGCAGGGATCATGGGCGGGATGTTGTTGTCGCCGACCTATTCGGTGGATCAGATGGCCTGCCTGACTCCGACACGGTGCGCTTCAAGGCCGATGTCATGCCCAATGATGTCGTGGTGTCGCGCAACCAGGACCATCTCTATTTAGCCATCAAAGGTACGGACAATCGAGTCACCTTGAAAAATTGGTTCGTGTCGAACTACGGCAGCAATGTTGACCAGGTGGAGTTTGCTAACGGAACCAGTTGGAACCGGGATGTCTTAGTGCAAATGGCTGGCAATTGGCCGCAAATGCCGAAGATTGAGACACCGCTTTCAAACCAAACAGTTGCACAAGGCAGCTTGTTTCAGTTGCTGGTGCCGACTTATACCTTTGCAGACAATGATTTGCCTTTGTCATTTTCTGCTGTGCGTTCTGATGGCAGTGCATTGCCCGGCTGGCTCCAATTCAACGCGGCAACGCGTACATTCTCGGGCAAGCCAGGCAATGCCGATGTGGGCAGCCTGACTTTGAAAGTGATCGCAACAGATGGCAACGGTGCCAGTGGCTCAAATACCTTTGCACTTTCGGTTCTGAACATTAATGACGCGCCGGTGCTTTATTTTGCGATTGCTGATCAGGCTGCTACAGAAGATGCCGCGTTCAGCTATACGGTCCCGGCTAATGCCTTTGCCGACATGGATGTGGGCGACAGCCTGACATGGTCGGCTACCCTGGCAAACGGCTCTCCATTGCCGGACTGGCTTGCATTTGATGCGGCGACACGCCGATTCTTCGGCACGCCGGGCAATGGTAATACAGGGGTGATGAGTATCAAGGTCACGGTGACAGATGTTGCGGGGGCGAGCGGATTCGACACGTTTGCTTTGGCAGTGGCCAACGCCAATGACCCGCCAGTGCTTTCTTCTGCGATTGCCGATCAGGCTGCTACGGAAGATACGGCATTCAGCTATATGGTCCCGGTCAACACCTTTGCCGACATAGATGTGGGTGATAGTCTGCTGTTGTCAGCAACCCTGGACAACGGTTCTGCATTGCCAACTTGGTTAAAGTTTGATTCGGCAACGCGGATGTTTTCAGGCACACCAAGCAATGGCAATGTTGGCGTGTTAAGTGTCAAGGTGACTGCCAAAGATGCAGCGGGCTCAAATGTATTTGATACGTTTGATTTGGCAGTGGACAACGTCAATGATGTGCCGGTGCTTTCCTATGCGATTGCCGATCAGACTGCCACTGAAGATGCCGCGTTCAGCTATACGGTCCCGTCCAATGCCTTTGCCGACGTTGATGTGGATGACAGTTTAACGTTGTCGACCACCTTAGCAAATGGTTCTCCATTGCCAGGCTGGCTTGCATTTGATGCGGCGACACGCCGATTCTCCGGCACCCCTGGCAATAGCGATGTCGGCGTTCTGAATATCAAGGTGACGGCAACAGATGGTATGCAAGCGAAAGTATTTGATACGTTCGCCTTGACAGTGGCCAACGTTAATGATGCACCGTTGGTAGTCAATGTGCCTGCAGCGACTGTTTTGAAGGAAGGCAAGGCATTTCAATTTCAGCTTTCGCCGGGTGTCTTCCGCGATGATGATGGCGACGTTCTTTCGCTGTCGATCACGGCAAATGGTGGGCAAGCGCTGCCAGCATGGTTGTTTTATGATGCGGCCCAAAAAGTGTTTTCAGGTACCCCACCCGCGGGTAGTGCGGGTATCGTAACCGTTGAAATCACCGCAACCGATCCCAGTGGTACCTCTGCGCTTGCGAGCATGACGCTGGCCGTCAACGCCAATCGCGCACCGACCCTGGTATTGGCCGAGAGCGATCAGGTTGCCACCGAGGGCCTAGCGTTTTCACTGACACTTGCTGCAACGAAATTTGCCGATGCTGACATTGGCGATAAGCTTACGCTGTCGGTTTCGCTTGCTGATGGCAGCGCCCTGCCCAGTTGGCTGACCTTTAACGCACTGAGTGGCGTGTTCGTTGGAACTCCGCCTATGGCGGGTACCCTCAGTATCCGTATCACGGCGACTGACGCAGGAGGGCTTGCGGTATCTGACCTGTTTAACTTGTCTGTCGCTGCTAATGGTGTCACCTTGATCGGTACGATTGGAGCCGATACGCTGATTGGCGGTATCGGTAATGATTACCTCAATGGTGGTAGTGGTAGTGACCGAATGATTGGAGGCTTGGGCAATGATACTTATGTTGTTGACAATATCAAGGATATAGTAACAGAGGCAACAGGCGAAGGTACAGATACTGTTCAGTCTTTTATTACCTTGACGCTTGGTGCTAATCTAGAGAACTTGACGTTGATAGGTACAGCAGCTATCAATGGGACTGGTAACAGCCTCAACAATACCATTACAGGCAATTCTGCCAATAACATCCTCAATGGTAGTACAGGTGCAGATACCATGATTGGTGTTACGGGTAATGATTCCTACTATGTGGATAATGCCGGAGATAGCATCATCGAAAATGTTGGTGAAGGAACTGATACTGTTTTTAGCACCATCACTTTTACATTTGGTAATCACTTAGAAAACCTGACTTTACAAGGCACATCTGCTATCAATGGCACTGGTAACGACCTGATTAATAAAATTACAGGCAACGCCGCAGCTAATACTCTGATAGGTGGTTTAGGTAATGATATCCTCAACGGTGGTACAGGTGCAGATACCATGATTGGTGGTGCGGGTAATGATTCCTACTATGTGGATAATGCCGGAGATAGCATCATTGAAAATGTTGGTGAAGGAACTGATACTGTTTTTAGCACCATCACTCTTACATTGGGTAATCACCTGGAAACCCTGACTTTACAAGGCACATCTGCCATTAATGGTACTGGTAATGACCTAAATAATACCCTCACAGGTAACACCGCAGCTAATACTCTAACAGGTGGTAATGGTGCAGATACCCTTACAGGTAATGCTGGTGCAGATACTTTCATTGGTGGTCTTGGTAACGATAAACTCAATTTGGGTTTAAATGATGCTGCTGTGGATATCATCAACTATGCCTTTGGTGATGGTGCAGATACCATTACTCAGTTTGTGCGTGGTGTCGGTGGTGATCAAATCCAATTTACAGGGATTACTGCTATTGATGTAGTGACATCAGGTACTAATACTTTACTCCGTCTGGGTGATGGTATTGCTAGTAATACTGGTTTTGGTAAGGGAGAGTTATTAGCTACTTTATCGGCTACATCTGGCTTTACTGATGCTAGTGTGAATGTCAATCTGTTTGGTGCTAATTTCTTGTTTAGTTAA
- a CDS encoding ExeA family protein, translated as MLTEVMEHFRLLREFRKAGYYETEHQKQLFKDIKVAIHSGKLVAITGIIGCGKTTTLRRLFEVLEKEGKILVSKSLSVDKNRATLPTLIAALFYDLATDKEIKIPALGEKRERELRDLIRKGKKPVALFVDEAHDLHYSTLTGLKRLIEVVEDGGGTLSVVLAGHPKLKNDLRRPTMEEIGYRATVFSLEGIVGSQKEYIEWLVSKCTTEDTQISEILEPDAIELLAMRLRTPLQIEQHLTLAFEAAYLFGEKTVTTAIIESILSKQIDDLEPTLTRHGYDVRGLAEQFNAKPAEIKLLFRGQLDPARSRELHEQMLAAGLPL; from the coding sequence ATGCTCACTGAAGTCATGGAACACTTTCGATTGCTCAGAGAGTTCCGCAAGGCTGGCTACTACGAAACAGAACACCAAAAACAATTGTTTAAGGATATTAAAGTCGCAATCCATTCAGGAAAGCTGGTTGCCATCACGGGAATTATCGGGTGTGGCAAGACGACGACTTTACGACGTTTGTTTGAGGTTTTGGAGAAAGAAGGCAAGATTTTAGTCTCGAAATCGCTTTCTGTTGATAAAAACCGAGCGACGCTACCAACACTGATTGCTGCCTTATTTTACGATTTAGCAACAGATAAGGAAATTAAAATTCCTGCACTTGGGGAAAAACGAGAACGGGAACTGCGTGACTTGATTAGAAAAGGTAAAAAGCCTGTGGCGTTGTTTGTAGATGAGGCTCACGACTTACATTACAGTACGCTCACAGGACTCAAACGTTTAATTGAGGTAGTTGAAGACGGTGGTGGTACGCTCTCAGTTGTGTTAGCTGGTCATCCTAAGCTGAAAAATGATTTACGCCGTCCAACTATGGAAGAAATTGGCTATCGGGCAACTGTTTTTTCTTTGGAGGGTATTGTTGGTAGTCAAAAAGAATATATTGAATGGTTGGTATCTAAATGTACTACTGAAGATACTCAAATAAGTGAGATATTGGAGCCGGATGCTATTGAATTACTTGCCATGCGGTTGAGGACACCATTGCAAATTGAGCAACATTTGACACTAGCTTTCGAGGCTGCATACCTTTTTGGAGAGAAAACTGTTACCACAGCGATTATTGAGTCTATTTTATCTAAGCAAATTGACGATTTGGAACCCACCTTAACCCGGCATGGCTACGATGTAAGGGGCTTGGCGGAACAGTTCAATGCCAAACCGGCGGAAATTAAATTGCTGTTTCGCGGACAACTTGATCCAGCCCGCTCTCGTGAATTACACGAGCAAATGCTGGCGGCAGGACTGCCACTTTGA